In the Balaenoptera ricei isolate mBalRic1 chromosome 1, mBalRic1.hap2, whole genome shotgun sequence genome, tactgtactgaaagtgaaaagcagaatggttgtatgggtacggaatggttgtaagtgtatcagttgtttaccctgATGATTGTATAGCTGACTGGGAGTTGCCACTGCCCAACATCCCAAGGGTATTGAGAGACTGACTATCATATCGCATATCACCAGCCTGGGGAAAGATTAAAATTCAGAATTCAAAGtaggtttctactgaatgcttaTCAGTTTTGCACCATCAAAAAGTAAAGTCAAAAAGTCATAAATCGGATTCTCCTAGGTGAGCTGGGGAGTGAATCTGGCATCTGGCCCTCCATCTGACACACCAGGGAAGAGGCACCAGAGACCATCTGTGGTTCCCATGCACAGGAGTCTTCCTCCCGGAGTAAAAATGGGCCAGAAGGAATGAGGATAATGAGAAGGATTAGTGAGGTACAGGGGATCTCCAGCCCAGACatttgaaaagaattcagaggccAGCCAAATCCGTGAGCTGCAAAAATTCTGTGGCGCTGCAGAGGATGGTAGCCCTCACAGCCGAGGACTGCAGCAACACCGGCTTTCAGAGTGATGAAGACTGCTTTGAAAACCAGAACACATCAGGAAATGACAACTCACTAAGGAGTAGAGTTGTGCAAAACAGAGGGCAAGAAAAGGGCAAACAGGGGGAAGAGCAAGTCACCATTGAGCAGGATTCTCCAGGAAAGGATGAAGATGAGGAGGACGATCAAGAGACGCATCAAAAAGGGTGCCTGGAAAGGAAGTGTGGTCCAGTTTATGATTTTTGTAGGGAACACAAAACAACCGTTAAGTATATCATCTGGGGCATTTTAATAGCAAGTTACCTGGCTCTGGTGATTGTGGCCTGTGTGCTGAACTTTCACAGAGCCCTTCCTCTTTTCGTGATCACGGTGGTTGCCATCTTCTTTGTGATCTGGGATCACTTCATGGCCAGATGTGAGTCTCAAATCGCTCAGTTCCTGTCTCCTGGCCAAAGGCTTCTGGGCAGCCATTGGTTCTGGCTGAAGTGGGTGATTTGGGCCTGCCTGATCCTGGGAGTTATTTTCTGGCTGGTCTTTGACACCACCAAATTGGGCCAACAGCAGCTGGTGTCCTTCGGTGGACTCATAATGTACATTATCCTGACATTTCTATTTTCCAAGCACCCAACCAAAGTTTACTGGAGGCCTGTCTTCTGGGGTATTGGGTTACAGTTTCTTCTTGGGCTTTTGATACTAAGGACAGAAACTGGATTTATGGCTTTTGATTGGTTACGGAAACAAGTTCAGACGTTCCTGGAGTACACTGATGCTGGCGCCTCATTTGTCTTTGGTGAGAAATATAAAGACCACTTTTTTGCATTTAAGGTCCTGCCCATCGTGGTTTCCTTCAGCACTGTGATGTCCATGTTGCACTACCTTGGATTGATGCAGTGGATCATTAAAAAGCATTCCTGTGTCCACATcgaagcaggaaggaaggagagaggatgcAATAGGAAGTCCCCATTCTGAGGAGGGCACCACAGTCTCTGGTTGGAAGGACCACTACAAATTGGGACCATCAACCATGTTTGTTTGAGAGGTTGGATGGGTAATGCTAGTGACTATGGGAACATCTCCTGTTGAATCTGTAGTTGCTTCTGGCAATATATTTGTTGGACAGACAGAGTCTCCACTGCTGGTCCAGCCATATTTACCACACGTCACCAAGTCCGAACTCCACGCAATCATGACCACTGGGTTCTCTACCATTGCTGGAAGTGTCTTAGGTGCATATATTTCTTTTGGGGTTTCATCCTCTCACCTGTTAACTGCTTCAGTTATGTCCACACCTGCAGCATTGGCTATTTCTAAACTTTCTTGTCCTGAGACAGAAACACCTAAAATAACCCTCAGGGAGCATCCTCATCCATTTCCCTGGTGGTGAACATCGCTGTGAATTTGATTGCCTTCCTGGCCCTGTTGTCTTTTGTGAATTCAGCCCTGTCCTGGTTTGGAAACATGTTTGACTACCCACAACTGAGTTTCGAAGTAATATGCTCCTACATCTTCATACCCTTTTCCTTCATGATGGGAGTGGACTGGCAAGCCAGCTTTATGGTTGCCAAACTCATAGGTTATAAGACATTCTTCAATGAATCTGTGGCTTATCAGAAACTCTCAAAATTGATCCAATTAAGGCAAGAGTGTGGACCCAATTTGTGGATGGTGTGCAGCAATATATGTCGATTCGTGCTGAGACAGTTGCCACTCATGCTCTCAGTGGCTTTGCCCATTTCGGTTCCCTAGGAATAGTGATCGGCGGACTCACATCCATAGCACTTACCGGCAAGCACTTCTGTAGACATCAACTGCCATCATGTTTTGGAGAATGCCTTCAACTCCAGCTCAGTTAGAAACACAACCAATGCAGTATCTTGCTGCCAGAGTCTACTGAGCAACACTGTTTCCAGGGGTCCTGGTGAGGTCATCCCAGAAGGAAACCATAGCCTGTATTTGAAGGACTGCTGCAATTTGTTGAATCCACCAACACTAAACTGCAGTTGGGTTcctaatgcattttgagttcaGCCACTTCTCCAACAGAACTCTAAGTACAGGTGCTGAATTTTCTgctttggggaggaaaaaaaaaagctatttccaCAGATTGATACTTCTGTCATGGAATCAGCTTTAATTGGAAAGAAGGAGAACAGGAGTGAACACTTCAGTCTCCAGTCCCAGAAATGTTTTCTGTCTCAGAAGGAAATTCTAGAGACAATGCTGAGATGCTTTTTAATGAAATGCTCATCACCAGTGCTCTTAATAGCATAAAGACTACGTTTTATGAGAAAACACAAACACTAATGACTGGAATAAAAGGGGGTTCATACAaaagaaagaatgtgaaaaaggtTTTGGAATACCTTAAgtaatttatttgtgttttcatttttgttcatgcacaagagtaatattttttaatccatGTGTAAATAGttgatttgtgtttgtgtgtgtgtgtgtgtgtgtgtgtgtagtgatggtggtgatgatgaagtAGGGATCTAAATGCCCAAAGGACTCTTTATCTCTGAAGTACAATATACTAggatatttctaattatttttaaaaaaaatcataaatcggGGActtcctggtagtccagtggtaaagaatccaccttacaatgcaggggacgcgggttcgatccctggtcagggaactaagatcccacatgccacggggcaactaagcccatgctccacaactactgagcttgcgcacctcaactagagagcccgcgtgccgcaaactacagagcccacgtgctctggtgcctgcatgccacaactagagagaagcctgcgcgccacaaggaaagatcccgcatgcctcaatgaagatcccacgcagccaaaaatgataaaatgaaataaataaataataaataaaccttttaaaaaaatcataaatcgaATCATCATAAGTCGGGCACCATCTGTACACAGAGCCCCGATATGATATGCCACACCTACAGGGCTTGGGAGCCCACCTACCTTCTGCAGTCTCCTTATCTCCATAACTCCTTACGCTCCTCATTCCCACTTCACTCCCTGCCTCCCTGCACCCCAGGTTTTAATCCCATCCCCTCTGACAACACTTGATGGTGCAGACCTATTTGGGGTCCCTGGAGAGAAAGTTTCCATGGACCCAGACCTTTCTTCTCCCCAGAGGATCCAGCCCTGCACTACCTCCCCGCCAACCCCTTCCATGCTTCAGTCCTGTCCCTCGGGCCTGCTCAGGCCTCTGCTGTGTGCCTTGACCTGTGGGTCTCTGGGTCTCAGCCCCAACCTCATCCCTCATTCCTCCTATTAAGCAAGTCTCCTCAGGTAGGACCAGAAACCTGAGTTAGACTTCCCTGCTCCTGGTCATGGGGTTTCACTCTGGCAGGAAGGGGGAGGTGGCTCACTGGCTAAACCCCTCCCTAGTGCATGACACTTCCCCACTCTTCTCATTTTCCCAGGGACTAAGAAATCCCCACTCAGTGACTTTAAAACAACCTCCCAAGTATAGAAGTCTCAGGCAGAGACCTTCACAGAGGGCAGCCGCAGCTCTCCCTCTTCTTGGCTGAGTGGCTAGTGCATTAGTCTTTTGGATGCAAGTCTTATCTACCTGTGCAGGCAAGACTTGCTCAAGGGCAGGGCTGGCACTGTAGGGCCTTGTGCAGGGgggccttgattgttttaatGCATACAAAACATCTTCAGACCTATTTCCTCATTCAGTCTGTACAGTTGCCACAGGCAAAGAAACAGAGGCAGTCTAGACAATCTCTGGACCAGGTCTTCCCCACACAGGTACAACAGTAGCCTCAGAGCTTCCCGCTATCAGGCCTGATGGCCAGCGTGCCTGATTGGAAACAGCAATTCTTGGCTGGGTCAGCTCATCCACTGGGGTCCTGCCTCAGCATCCCGGCCCCAAGCTCTGCTGGCCTGGCTCCAGCCCTGACTGCCTGCTCTTGTCAAGCTCCTTCCCTAACCCACCACCACACCAGGGGCTGGGTCTGTCCCTAAACCCAGGATTGGCAGGGCTCCTGTCAACGTGCAATTCACCACACTTGTTCCTTGGTCTGGCTTTCATCTTTTTCTCAGCTCAGAAAGCTCTCTTATGGAGAGGAATATTaggcagctttattttttaaaaggctttttaaaatgatgtattttaaattttagtttcagACTCCTTAAGGAAAAATTTGattgtttttctgtgaaaaagTTAAGTGTGCATCACAAAAGCACtatctataataataattatattctcATTAACAtagtttactatgtgccaggtacagtATTTTGCATATTATATATCCATTTAACCCttgcaacaatcctatgaggtagttactactattgtcttcattttaagatgaggaaactggagaaCAGAGAAGTTaattgatttgcccaaggtcacagagacagaaagaaatggCACCAACAACCAAATCCAGGGGTCTGGCTtctgagtctgtgctcttaaccatcgGTTTTACTCAGAAAAGCCTTCACGCATTCAGGAAAGGGGCCTTTTCTGAAAATTCACCCTCTTGTGCTCTGAGGGCTTGATGTTGTCTTGTTAGAAATCCTCACAGTTGAAGTTATTCAAATTTAGCTATAGCCCTTTGCTAGAACGACATCTCTTAATAAATGGAATTTGTTAAAACCGGTccagtattgggacttccctggtagcgcagtggttaagaatccgcctgccaatgcaggggacacgggttcgagccctggtctgggaagatcccacctgccacggagcaactaagcccgtgtgccacaactactgagcctgtgctctagagaccgcgagccacaactactgagcccatgtgctgcagctactgaagcctgcgcgcctagagccagtgctccgcaacaagagaagccaccacaatgagaagcccacgcactgcaacaaagagtagcccccgctcgctgcaactagagaaagcccgtgcgcagcaacgaagacccaacgaagccaaaaataaatataaaataaataaataattttttttttaaaaaaagaatccgctcgccaacgcaggagacacgggtttgagccctgggccgggaggatcccacatgccgcggagcaactaagcctgtgctccacaactactgaagcctgcacacctagagcccatgctccgcaaaaagagaagccaccacaatgagaagcccgcgcactgccacgaagagtagcccccgctgtccacaactagaaaaagcccgcgcgcagcaacgaagacccaacgcagccaaaaataaataaataaaataaataaatttactttaaaaaaaaagaaaaagaaataatgagacacaccttaaaaaaaaaaaaaaaaaaactggtccaGTATCGTTTCTGTTTGAATGTCAAATGTCGAGATAACAAGAATTATTAATGTCCTGGGTCACTGACTGTTTCAGCAAGAAGTATACTTTGTgaggtttaaaatatatataccttgttggggaggaataaaaggaaacattagatttctctgaaatgtttccatttttataagtagaattaatttttatttgtataattaaaaacaatcaaTAAAATATGCCTTTATCTGATCAATCATAATATGCCTCCTGTAGCACGCAGCCTCTAAGATGGTCCCTGGTGACCCCCCGCTCCTGGTTCTCAGAGCCTTGTGTAATATTCTCCTCTTAAGCAACTTATTTTTAACCAATAAAATACGGCAACACTGAGGAATGTCACTTCTGTGATTAGGTTGCAGAAAACTGTGACTTCTGTCTTGTTAATACTCTGTAACTTTCTTGGCTTGCATGATTTGATGAAGCAAGCTGCCCACATGGAAGGAACTAAAAGTGATCTCCAGCTTACAGCCCTCCGGGAACTGAATGCTCCCAACAAAGGAGACCAGGGACCTTGGACTGACATCTTGATTGCAGCCTGGTGAGAgtcctgacctacagaaatggtgattgttttaagtcactaagttttagggtaatttgttatgcaacagtaaatactacagtactacaccatccgcagttggttgaatccaaggaggTAGAACCATGGATATGGAAGGACTGCATATATGGAGGGCTGATTATAACGTTACACACAAATTTTCTACTGCATGGTGGGTTGGTGTCCCTAACCCttgcgttgttcaagggtcaactgtaatataCTTTCTTTATAAAAGTATTGAATTTTTGAGAAACTAATTTATGAATCATCATACAAACTAATGTAAAATGGAAGATCTAATCTAGATTGGCGTCAACACATATCTGAAGTCATGTACATGTATTATAACTACATCTGTGTCAGAACCATCTAAGGACCCTAACTCAGTCTTTCACAATCAGACCCCCCTTCAGGGAAGTGGTGGCTCCAGGGCAGACTGAGTATGTGAGTGTGATATATGAGTGTCGGAGGTGCATATGTGTCCCTCACAATTGACGCCCTTCCCTTTCAGGCCCAAAGGTGCCTTAGGACAAGGACAAACCCATATGGGGCTCTTGGGCAGAGGCCAAAGTCTCCCCTGTCAGACTGAGAGGCCCCTGAAGAAAGATTccccccacacccacctccccatATCCCCCATGAGACTGCCAGCCATAGCAGACTGAATTCCTCCCCCCAGTGTCTTTCCCAACACCCACGCCCCATCTCCCAGCCCAGAACCCTGCTCAAAAGGGGAGCTCAGACAGTGAGGAAAAGAGGTCACCTAACAACAGGTAGAATAGAAACACAAACCCAAGAAATGAATTTCTTTGCCCCAGTTTATCTTCGTTGGTCCAGAGGCCAGGTTCACACTCAAGGTGCAAAAGTGAGACACAGAGTTCCCAGGGCCATTGCTTCAGCCTCACTCCCTATACCTTTCACCTACGTACCCACACATTTTACGGATAGGGAGGCAGGGCCAGAGGCCCCAGTGACCTCTGTGTCACTGCTCACCTATCAGGATTTTGCATCCTCTTGGCTCCCAAAAGCAAAGCAGGGAGCTCAACTACTTTAGTCCTTGGTTCTCTCCAGAACTCACCCGCTCTCCACCTCACGGAGCCTCTGCTGGGGCCTATCAACCCCATGCAGTCACAGAAGAGGTTATGGCCCAGCATCTAAGAGCTTCTAGTGGCTGGACTGACACTGCCCACTGCCCACTCTGGAGAGCCAAACTGTGGCTCCTCCTGGCCCAGACAGTCTGATTTCAGGGAAATTGACCAAATTAATTTGACACCTAATGTTGCTACAGCCAGAGAGGCACAGCAagtagaagcacagagagggaagTAAGATTTTTCTCCAACAGCCTTGGAACACTTCTCCACTCCTTGCAAGCTTAGAAAGCacacattccttttcttttttcttttttattgatgtgtagttgacatatgacattatatTAACACAGATTCCTTTCCATCAGAAGCTTAAGTCAATATGGTTTGCAACAGCTCCCTTGCAGTGGAGAGGTGTGATTTGTTTGGAACTGGTATTGTAGAATTCCCATTCTCCTAGTCTTCTCAGGGTTCTGCCATCATcatctcccccatccccatctcccaCGTGCCCAGTGGCAGAGTGCAAGTGGGACAGTCCCCTATCTTCTTCTCTGATCCCGCCTCCAAGCCTGCCATGGTGTCAATCACCATTCTAGCTCCCTTCCCTGATACCAGTTCTCTACCAATTGCCTTGGCAAAATTGCAGCCAAAAAGCCATAGTAGGCCAGAGTAGCAACCTAACTTCCTACAGCAAATCCACCATCAGGGACAACAGCCTTAGCAGAGCAAGATCTGAGAGGAGTGAAGGGGAGGGATAAGGAGAGGTAGCCGAGAAATCCAAGAGAAAGGATAAGCCACAACCTTCAGATAATGAGAGCAGGCTAGCCCTCTCTCCAGGGAGCAGTGGGACCCTGTGGAGAAAAAAGGCTAGTGGAGACCACGGGTAACATAAGGTATGGATGGATGCCTCACGTGTGCAATTGAACATATATTTGCACACACTTGCTCCTGAGTCAGCCTGCAAATATACATGCTCCTAATGTATACATCCCatgcacacacctgcacacatgcACCCCTACACATAGGCCTGCACACACAAGGGCTCACTCACAAACACCCACAAATCTGCATGCTCAAACTCActcatacataaacacacattttttgcatatatatcttcactcatgcacatatacacacaccgtGGGGTACCCGTCcacacatgcatatacaaatTTACTTCCTCCTACATACatactatacatacacatatgtatatactcaCACATAGGGCTGCTGATTCTCACACGGCCTGTGCACATCTGCCTACATGTTAGCACTGACATACTCACTTATGCTTCCCTGCACTCATACCAGCAAATAATCTGTAGTTGCTTGTGTACAACCACACACATGCCtgcaaatatatacataaacCCTTGCACCCCTGTACAGAGACACCCTTAGCCCTGGTCCTGGGGTGTGGATGGTGCTGCCCTCTGTTGGAGACAGCGGATAAGCTCCTTCCGGTTGTCTAGAATGGTGTCAAAGCTCTCCTGCAGACGGGCCTGCTGGTCAACCAACTGGTGCTGCAGGCCCCGGATCCACTGGAGCAGGGCCAGGCGACGGTACATCACCAAGTGCACATGGTGCTTCTCCTTCTCCTGCTCTTTATAGCGCTCTTGAGCCTGCAGCTGCTGTACGGCCTGGGCCACCGAGGGCAGAAGGGGAGCTGGAGGGCCAGGGCCGGGAGGGGTCCCACAGGCAGGCTCAGGGCTGCAGCTAGGGCTGTCAATGCTCAGGGAGCTGCTGGCATAGCCGTTGTCCTCCAGAGGGGAGCAGACTGTGCTGGCACCACCCATCTTCTCAGGCCCAGCTCCAGGGATCTCTGCCCCCTCTGGTGGGCTGCGGACCTCCCCCTCAGGGAGTCCAGGATCCTGGAAGGCCTGGTTGTCAGAGGGCAACTCGGAGAAGCTCCTCAACAGTATGGGTTCCACTTGGCCTGGCATCCCATGCCAATTCTCATTGGTATCTTTGGCACTTGCCATGAAGTTGGAGTTGCTGTCTGGCTGAAGCTTGGGCTGACATACTCCAGGAGGCGGGTCCCCCAGGAACTGCCCCCCTTCAGCTTCCCCTGGCTGGATGGCAAACATCTGGTCTGTAAAAGGGAAGCAGAGAATGAGTCAGGGCTGGACAGGGTGGGGTGCCTGAAGTCGAGGCAGCCTAGCAGCAGGGACAAGGCTGCTCCTTTCCCTTGGCTCTGGTAACACCTCCCTCGGTggttttcctcttccctctctgacGGCTGATTCTCAGTCTCCTCACAGGGTTTTCCCTCAGCCCCGAGGCAGGCTGTCCTCTCCTTCTATGCGTTTCTCCCAGATGACCTCATCCTCTGCTATAGCTTCCAGAACCACCATGTGTTGGTGACTCTCAGATCTGTCTCCAGCCCAGATACAACTGCTACCAAATTCTGCATCCAACCTTAGGCCCCTCAAATTCTACATGGCCCACCCCATCCTCCCTCTTCAGTGTCCTCAGCAGAACGGCCCCACTCTCCAGTCAGTCACACCAGCCAGAAACTGAGAGCAGCCTGGACTCCTCATTCGGCTTCTTTCCCCCTCTCACTGGCCATCAAATTTGGACACTTCTTCCTCTTAAAAACCTTCgagtgtacgtgtgtgtgcacacacacacgcacgtgcatgTACATACGTCTTCCCTTTCTCTTGGTTTGGGCCATTTCTAACCTGGATTACTGACTGCTATGGCTTTTTACTGATCTCTCTGCCTCTAGTTAAAAATGTAAGTTTGTCATGGCTCCCTCCCTAACCTCCTGCTAACCCTCTTCCCGGCCTGTGAGGCCGTGCTTCATCTGGCCCCTGATCACTGCTCCAGACTTGCCTCTTGCCACTCTGCCTCCACACTGCTCAGAGATCTCCAGACACACCATTATTCTCCTCATACAACTCCCTGGGCCTATAatatccttcctctctccttccctccaagcTCTTCCCTTCTGCACCCAGCAAATTCCTTTTCATACTTCAAAACGCAGCTCTAATACGCCCACTTCCCTGAAGCCATCCTGATATCCTCCCCACTGCCCcgatatacacaaacacacacagttaACTATGCATTCCTCAGGATCCCCACTGCCCTGGGTACATGCTGTCTTATTCATGTCTGTTTCTTGTCCCCGGCACATAGTTTATGACCAATAAATGTCTattcaacttttttttgtttttgttttctatcttgTAATAGCAGCTTACTGGCTCCCTAGCTAGACATGGAATTCCTCTATATACCCTCCATCATATTCAGGAGCCAGCACAGAACGTGGCACTAAGCAGGCATCAGCACATCCTTGCTGAGTGAGTAAgtgaatgggggagggggactgAAGTGGGGAGACGGGCCAAGAGTAGCAGAGGCTACTGCTGACTGCCCAGGGCTGGAAGAGCTGGGTTGGGTTCCCTCCTCTGCCCAGTGAGGAAGCCCTTCTCCCACTGACAAGCCTCTCTTCTGACCTTGCCCCTTCCCTCCATGTCTAGTACTATCCCGGGTCCCTGCCTCTAGCTTGCTCCATCCTGAGGCCCTAGAGAGAGAACACACCACATTATTCTTTCCTCCCCAATAACCGACTTCACCCAAAATAAGGGGTTAAATTGACAAGAAGTTCCTACTGACCATAAATTACTAGGATTAGAAAAACTGGGGATCAGTAAGAGTGAGGGAGAGTGTAAGTGGAGGTggcagggaccccccccccccccacatccaGTAGTGGGAAGAAGTCCTGGGGGCAGTGGTAGGGACAGTCCCTTCTCAACCTACAGACTCCACCCCGCTAAGCAAGGTGCCTGGAGATCGTCCCCGcccaaatgttttctattttctaaacttGGGCGGGGCCGTGAAGGCAGCTGGAATGAGGTGGGGGTCTTGCTGAGGATCTAGGGGTTCTCGGAGACGGTAAAATGGGAACCGAGACACCCCAGGATCAGGCTTCTCTCTAAGCTAATCCGCAATTTGTGTGTGGGAGAGCGCTCTGTAAGGATGGGGGGAGGCGGCCTCCCTTCCTGCCTAGCCTTGCGGGAGAGGGAGACTACCCCCAGGAGACAGAGGATACTGACCGTCCATCCCTAATCTCTCCAAAAGAGGCAGCTGGGCAGAGGCTGTGACCCCCGCCCCCTGCTGGGGTCCAAACCCTCCCGCTCCGGGCCCCGACTCACGGCCTGGAGGCGCCGCCCCGCCCGGCTGGCTCTGGTTCCGAGGGCCCCGCGGCGGGAACTCGTCCCTCGGGGCTGCGAGGAGGGGGGGTGGGTAGAGGAATCCCTAGGCTTGGGCGTCCACGCGGGCCGGCGCGTGGGGTGTGGTATCCTGGGCCGTGCGCCCAGCGAAAGCCGGGACTGCCGAGTCAGGTGGCGTCAGCGCCGCGGGGCGGGGCAGCCTGGCCCACGTGTGCCGGTTCGGTTTTCCACGGAGCCGCGCGCCTGCCGGAGAGTCGGAATCGCCTCCCCCGCCTTCGGCAGCCTGGACTGAGACCTTGCAGGTCCTGTTTAATTCCCTAACTGCATTTACTGGGTCCCTCCGATCGGTTTTCCTCACTGCACATGCAGTGACATTTTCAGAATGAAAATCTGGTCATGTCACCACCCTCCTGCctaaaacccttcagtggcttccGCATTGCAGGGTAAATCCTTAAGGCTGCAGCCGCAGGGCTCTGAGCGTCCTGCTCTGTCTCTCCAGCTTCAGCCTTTGCCCTTCAGTCTCTGGAACTGGGCCTCACGCTCCTTTCTGccacactgttccctctgcctaaaatTCTCTTCCCCCTCTCatatttaagatttcttttcaGATAAACCTTCTCTGACCTCCTAGGCCAGATTAGTTCCCCCTTTTATATTATCCCAGGGTATTTTGATCCTTTTCTTGATAGCATCTATCACAATTTGAAGTTATATGTTCATTTTGTGCTTATTTAATTAAAGTCACTTACTGAACAAAGTAATTGCTGACTCTAAGGATAAAACCAAAAAGCACTGGCTGCTGTTAGGGAGACGCAGCCCCAGAAAGAAGTCTGGGACAAGTTTAGCCTTTAGGGCACATGAGCTTCCGGGAGGTTCCTTCCGaccccccagctttactgagtaAACCAAGCAATTGGCTATACCTTCCTCATGCTACCCCCTCCATGCcaccaattaaaaacaaacaaaacaaaactcatatgGATTCATCTTTGAatcataatacattaaaaaatacccttgtctttccctccttcctttcttttgctttttttgttttaaaagaagaatttgaGTCTGATCTCCATAATGAGGCATCCTCTTCCATTTCCAACTTAATTCCAATTTACCATTCTGCAACCTAGAGATTAAATGGCAAATTAAATCACACCAACAAATCCTATATACAAAATAagggaaatggaagagaaaaaaaaatttcatgattACAACAACTATTTTAAGAGGGAAAAGGCAGAAGTAACTCAAGCTTTGGACACTCCCCCagctaaaaatatatatgtggagACCTCAGCCCCATTTCTACATCAGGTCCTGAAGCCTAACTAGTCTCCCTTTTCCCTTATCCACTGCAAGTTCCCCTTACCTTCAGCTGGAGTTTTTTTCCTTATGAGGTGACCCAAATCCTCACTTGTAAAGTCTCTGAGCTTTGGTGGTCTGCAATGATACAGGTCTTCCTATGTCATAAAGTCACAACAAAATCTAATTGTTTGTTTGGTGGGCCCTGAATAGTGCCTCCTCCTACCTCTCCTGTCTCTCCCAGCTCTAACTAGGTGGGTCATATGGAAGCCTGATGAATCTAGGAATAGGACTCCCACTCTAGGTGTCAGAGTCCTTCTCTGGgactttttgaaataaaattaaaggaaGACAAAGCAGGGAAGATGTGAGCCTAGGGCTGTACCAATCACATTTCCTGCCAAATAGAAGTCAGTCTGTAGTAGGAGAAAATAGTGCTGACATACAGACACAGGAAGACAGAAGTCCTGGTGATGGTCCTGTCCCTGTTTCCTGAGGCCTAGGTATACCTTGCAACAAGACCCTTGTTTTGCCAAGCCTAACTTGAGTGGAATTTCTTTCACTGGCAATCAAAAGAATCTTGATTAATAGAAGAGCACAAGGTCATCCCCTGGGTCCCACTGACGCACCTCTCAGCGCTCATTAAGTAGTAGCAACTCTGTTTCCCCTTAATA is a window encoding:
- the C1H1orf216 gene encoding UPF0500 protein C1orf216 homolog translates to MFAIQPGEAEGGQFLGDPPPGVCQPKLQPDSNSNFMASAKDTNENWHGMPGQVEPILLRSFSELPSDNQAFQDPGLPEGEVRSPPEGAEIPGAGPEKMGGASTVCSPLEDNGYASSSLSIDSPSCSPEPACGTPPGPGPPAPLLPSVAQAVQQLQAQERYKEQEKEKHHVHLVMYRRLALLQWIRGLQHQLVDQQARLQESFDTILDNRKELIRCLQQRAAPSTPQDQG
- the LOC132374879 gene encoding LOW QUALITY PROTEIN: solute carrier family 28 member 3-like (The sequence of the model RefSeq protein was modified relative to this genomic sequence to represent the inferred CDS: inserted 4 bases in 3 codons; substituted 1 base at 1 genomic stop codon) is translated as MGSSAPVSRPAKSVSCKNSVALQRMVALTAEDCSNTGFQSDEDCFENQNTSGNDNSLRSRVVQNRGQEKGKQGEEQVTIEQDSPGKDEDEEDDQETHQKGCLERKCGPVYDFCREHKTTVKYIIWGILIASYLALVIVACVLNFHRALPLFVITVVAIFFVIWDHFMARCESQIAQFLSPGQRLLGSHWFWLKWVIWACLILGVIFWLVFDTTKLGQQQLVSFGGLIMYIILTFLFSKHPTKVYWRPVFWGIGLQFLLGLLILRTETGFMAFDWLRKQVQTFLEYTDAGASFVFGEKYKDHFFAFKVLPIVVSFSTVMSMLHYLGLMQWIIKKHSXVGWVMLVTMGTSPVESVVASGNIFVGQTESPLLVQPYLPHVTKSELHAIMTTGFSTIAGSVLGAYISFGVSSSHLLTASVMSTPAALAISKLSCPETETPKITXQGASSSISLVVNIAVNLIAFLALLSFVNSALSWFGNMFDYPQLSFEVICSYIFIPFSFMMGVDWQASFMVAKLIGYKTFFNESVAYQKLSKLIQLRQECGPXFVDGVQQYMSIRAETVATHALSGFAHFGSLGIVIGGLTSIALTGKHXSVDINCHHVLENAFNSSSVRNTTNAVSCCQSLLSNTVSRGPGEVIPEGNHSLYLKDCCNLLNPPTLNCSWVPNAF